Proteins found in one Pontibacter sp. SGAir0037 genomic segment:
- a CDS encoding WecB/TagA/CpsF family glycosyltransferase gives MHTDFTPDTLAAPVQPPLKEKRQLFSSNISAGSFNDFVNHIFWLTDNKKSSYVCFANVHMLVEAYKNKAFNQVLNNADVATPDGGPLSKLMYMLYGKQQDRVAGMDLVPRLLQEAAAKGKSVYFYGSTDEVLEKVVARAKSELPELKVAGYYSPPFRKLTDIEDTAITNMINEANPDMVFVALGCPKQENWMADHKDKVNACMLGVGQAFMTYAGLEKRLPKWARDLSLEWTYRLYLEPKRLWKRYLFTNTTFMFLTLKLLLQRKLQGSKVAAN, from the coding sequence ATGCATACTGATTTTACCCCTGATACCCTGGCTGCTCCAGTGCAGCCGCCTTTAAAAGAGAAGCGCCAGCTGTTCTCTTCTAATATATCAGCAGGCTCATTCAATGATTTTGTAAACCATATTTTTTGGTTAACCGATAATAAAAAGTCTTCTTACGTATGCTTCGCTAATGTGCACATGCTGGTAGAGGCGTATAAAAATAAAGCCTTTAACCAGGTGTTGAATAATGCGGATGTGGCTACGCCGGACGGAGGACCGCTTTCCAAACTAATGTACATGCTTTATGGAAAGCAGCAGGACAGAGTAGCCGGAATGGATTTAGTGCCACGTTTATTACAGGAAGCCGCAGCTAAAGGAAAGTCTGTTTATTTTTACGGCTCAACAGATGAGGTGCTTGAGAAAGTGGTGGCAAGAGCAAAAAGCGAGTTGCCGGAGCTGAAAGTGGCGGGTTACTATTCGCCTCCATTCAGAAAGCTGACAGATATCGAAGATACAGCCATCACCAATATGATTAATGAGGCAAATCCGGATATGGTGTTTGTAGCACTGGGCTGTCCTAAGCAGGAGAACTGGATGGCCGATCATAAAGATAAAGTAAATGCTTGTATGTTGGGCGTGGGACAGGCTTTTATGACTTATGCCGGACTGGAGAAACGCCTGCCCAAATGGGCAAGAGATCTATCGCTGGAATGGACTTACCGGCTGTACCTGGAGCCGAAACGTCTCTGGAAGCGTTACCTGTTTACAAATACAACTTTTATGTTTTTAACACTTAAGTTACTGTTACAACGTAAGCTGCAAGGCAGTAAAGTGGCCGCTAATTAG
- a CDS encoding undecaprenyl-phosphate glucose phosphotransferase yields the protein MNRSLQHNSVNRVMLLILDITLIAFAFNVSNYIRYGSLDLQHQYNVFFVLFTLVWWIVSGFKNFIIRIDSVIACDKRFANVVNAFIMHAFILASCIVIFNLEALSRLLLLYTYLSTALLIGFSRLILQLINKYFSNSENASTKFVIVGTGPAAMSLHQTFSNDENPGARFMGFFDDAPDRNSPYASQVRGGVADLKEYCLENGIDEIYYAMPLTSKEQIDDLSDFADNNFMYFRIVPDFSAIVKRDVNMYLYNNVPMISIRKEPLELISNRIIKRAFDIAFSLTVIMFLFPIILPLIALAIRLDSKGPIFFKQLRPGKKNRLFVCYKFRTMHVNNQTEVQATKHDPRVTRVGRFLRKTNLDEIPQFFNVLLGDMSVVGPRPNLVSQLDHYSKVITKYKMRHFVTPGITGYAQVSGYRGETKELHLMEKRVEYDVQYMENWSFMMDMKIIFLTVWNMIKGEKNAY from the coding sequence ATGAATAGGTCCCTGCAACATAATAGTGTTAACAGAGTAATGCTGTTGATACTGGATATTACCCTTATTGCTTTTGCATTCAATGTTTCTAACTATATACGATACGGAAGTTTAGATCTGCAACATCAATACAATGTATTCTTTGTCCTCTTTACATTGGTATGGTGGATCGTGTCAGGTTTTAAAAACTTTATTATCAGAATCGACAGCGTTATAGCATGTGATAAGCGATTCGCAAATGTTGTTAATGCCTTTATCATGCATGCCTTTATTTTGGCAAGTTGCATTGTGATCTTTAACCTGGAGGCCCTGTCCCGTTTGCTGCTGCTGTATACGTATTTATCAACAGCTCTGCTTATCGGCTTTAGCCGTCTTATTCTGCAGCTCATTAACAAGTACTTCTCTAATTCGGAAAATGCTTCTACTAAATTTGTGATAGTTGGTACCGGGCCTGCTGCCATGTCGCTTCACCAGACCTTCAGTAACGATGAGAATCCTGGTGCAAGATTTATGGGCTTCTTTGATGATGCCCCGGACAGAAACAGCCCCTACGCCAGCCAAGTGAGAGGCGGAGTAGCTGATCTAAAAGAGTATTGCCTGGAAAATGGTATTGATGAGATTTATTATGCAATGCCTCTAACCAGCAAAGAGCAGATAGACGATTTGAGTGATTTTGCCGACAATAACTTCATGTACTTCAGAATAGTGCCTGATTTCAGTGCGATTGTGAAGCGAGATGTTAATATGTATCTCTATAACAATGTTCCGATGATCAGTATACGTAAAGAGCCGCTTGAGCTGATCTCGAACAGAATTATTAAACGAGCATTTGATATTGCTTTCTCACTGACTGTTATCATGTTCCTGTTCCCGATCATACTGCCTTTAATTGCACTGGCAATCAGGTTAGATTCTAAAGGGCCAATTTTCTTTAAGCAGTTGCGCCCGGGTAAGAAAAACAGGCTGTTTGTTTGCTATAAATTCAGAACGATGCATGTAAACAACCAGACAGAGGTACAAGCTACCAAACATGACCCACGTGTGACCCGAGTTGGCCGTTTCCTTCGAAAAACCAACCTGGATGAGATTCCGCAATTCTTCAATGTATTGTTAGGAGATATGTCGGTTGTAGGACCACGTCCGAACTTGGTGTCTCAGCTGGATCATTATTCTAAAGTGATCACAAAATATAAGATGCGTCATTTTGTTACCCCTGGTATAACTGGTTATGCGCAGGTAAGTGGTTACAGAGGTGAAACAAAAGAGCTACACCTGATGGAGAAGCGTGTGGAGTATGATGTGCAGTACATGGAGAACTGGAGCTTTATGATGGATATGAAGATAATTTTCCTGACTGTTTGGAATATGATTAAAGGAGAAAAAAATGCATACTGA
- the rfbF gene encoding glucose-1-phosphate cytidylyltransferase, whose translation MKAVILAGGYGTRISEESGVRPKPMVEIGGKPILWHIMKIYSSHNINEFVICCGYKGHMIKEYFANYCLYNSDVTFDMRKNSMEVHQNNTESWKVTLVDTGEGTLTGGRLKRVKDYIGDETFCMTYGDGVSDVNITESIRFHKEQGTQATLTAVQQPGRFGAFNLSGDTTQINQFQEKPEGGDMPWINGGFFVLEPSVLDYIEGDQTIWERGPMEQLAKEGELSAYRHTGFWQPMDTLRDKHLLEELWQKGKAPWNVWQKMLSEAIN comes from the coding sequence ATGAAAGCTGTTATACTTGCAGGTGGCTACGGAACAAGAATAAGTGAAGAAAGCGGCGTGAGGCCAAAGCCAATGGTAGAAATTGGTGGTAAGCCTATTCTGTGGCACATCATGAAGATATACTCTTCCCACAACATCAACGAATTTGTGATCTGCTGTGGCTACAAAGGCCATATGATTAAAGAATACTTCGCAAATTACTGCCTTTATAACTCAGATGTAACCTTCGATATGCGCAAAAACAGCATGGAGGTACATCAGAATAATACAGAATCCTGGAAAGTAACACTGGTTGATACCGGCGAAGGCACTTTAACAGGTGGCCGTTTAAAGCGCGTAAAAGACTATATAGGCGACGAAACGTTCTGCATGACCTACGGTGATGGTGTAAGCGACGTGAATATAACAGAGTCTATCCGTTTCCATAAAGAGCAGGGAACACAGGCTACTTTAACCGCTGTTCAGCAACCTGGCCGTTTCGGTGCTTTTAACTTAAGCGGAGATACAACACAAATCAACCAGTTTCAGGAGAAGCCGGAAGGTGGTGACATGCCTTGGATAAACGGAGGTTTCTTTGTGCTGGAGCCAAGCGTGCTGGATTATATAGAAGGAGACCAGACAATCTGGGAGCGTGGCCCGATGGAGCAGCTGGCTAAAGAAGGTGAGTTGTCGGCTTACCGCCATACAGGCTTCTGGCAGCCAATGGATACCCTGCGCGATAAGCACTTACTGGAGGAGTTATGGCAGAAAGGCAAAGCTCCCTGGAACGTATGGCAGAAAATGTTATCTGAAGCAATCAACTAA